One genomic region from Acidobacteriota bacterium encodes:
- a CDS encoding inner membrane CreD family protein, translated as MAKRLAALIFIFVCTTVAWMILGATIMSRTYGMGSDLKEKVASNWGVQQKQSPPTATWTRVRKQLNNFTTNNGGVEKIETREVDVVDTFNLPLDSSRVNVALDLEHRQKGLLWYSTYTVDFAGDHAFRNDTAEERDVSFNFQFPATQAIYDDLVVELDGRPLTTVTDNRGVHGNAKLAAGKPAQLRVKYRSHGLERWAYDFGASNENVAQVRDFKLHMTTNFKAIDFAENTLSPTSKHEDANGWTLDWDYTNLVTGYSIALVMPEKLQPGPLAGQISFFAPVSLFFFFFLMFIITTLRGIDLHPMNYFFLAAAFFAFHLLMAYLVDHISIHLAFAISAVVSIILVVSYLRLVVGIRFAAVEAGLAQFVYLVLFSYAFFFQGFTGLAVTIGSIVTLFVVMQLTGRVDWTAKFAATSAVKPAAKPPAPPTTTPPEPARA; from the coding sequence ATGGCAAAACGCCTGGCAGCTCTGATCTTCATCTTCGTATGCACCACGGTCGCCTGGATGATCCTGGGCGCCACCATCATGTCCCGGACCTACGGCATGGGCAGCGACCTGAAGGAGAAAGTCGCGTCCAATTGGGGCGTGCAGCAGAAGCAGTCTCCGCCCACCGCCACCTGGACCCGCGTCCGCAAGCAGCTCAATAACTTCACGACCAATAACGGCGGCGTCGAAAAAATCGAGACCCGCGAGGTCGACGTGGTGGACACTTTCAATCTCCCACTCGATTCCAGCAGGGTCAACGTGGCGCTCGACCTCGAGCATCGGCAGAAGGGCCTGCTCTGGTACAGCACCTACACCGTGGACTTCGCCGGCGATCACGCCTTCCGCAACGACACCGCGGAGGAGCGCGACGTCTCGTTCAACTTCCAGTTCCCCGCGACGCAGGCGATCTATGACGATCTGGTCGTCGAGCTCGATGGCCGGCCGCTCACCACCGTCACTGACAACCGTGGGGTGCACGGGAACGCGAAGCTCGCCGCCGGCAAACCGGCGCAGCTGAGAGTGAAATATCGCTCGCACGGTCTGGAGCGGTGGGCCTATGACTTCGGCGCGTCCAACGAGAACGTGGCGCAGGTGCGTGACTTCAAGCTGCACATGACGACCAATTTCAAAGCCATCGATTTCGCCGAGAACACGCTCTCTCCCACTAGCAAACACGAAGACGCGAACGGCTGGACGCTCGATTGGGACTACACCAACCTGGTCACCGGATACTCCATCGCCCTGGTCATGCCGGAGAAACTCCAACCCGGGCCGCTCGCCGGCCAGATCAGCTTCTTCGCCCCGGTCTCGCTGTTCTTTTTCTTCTTCCTGATGTTCATCATCACGACGTTGCGCGGCATCGACCTGCACCCCATGAATTATTTCTTCCTGGCGGCCGCCTTCTTCGCCTTCCACCTGCTCATGGCGTACCTGGTAGACCACATCTCCATCCATCTGGCCTTCGCCATCAGCGCGGTGGTCTCCATCATCCTGGTCGTCTCTTATCTGCGGCTGGTCGTGGGCATCCGCTTCGCCGCGGTCGAGGCCGGGCTGGCGCAGTTCGTCTACCTGGTGCTGTTCTCGTATGCGTTCTTCTTCCAGGGATTCACCGGACTGGCAGTGACCATCGGCTCCATCGTCACGCTCTTCGTGGTGATGCAACTCACCGGCAGGGTGGATTGGACGGCAAAGTTTGCGGCGACGTCCGCGGTGAAACCTGCCGCCAAACCACCGGCGCCGCCGACCACGACGCCGCCGGAGCCGGCGCGGGCATAA
- a CDS encoding lytic transglycosylase domain-containing protein, with translation MHKHLLLGLLGLVSLSANSAAAQIVPVQENGRTVYVDVPRAQDQTAMAAPQYGPRKVYLYYSKSEHRWKRVPPASGATMRAARSAAKDVQQYILWRQQQPAFRVNFAESTPEAAAKPAFEPAASAVPSEKDQVGDAEALTVPSRKGLTAEQLDAIIDEAAAKHGVDSNLVRAVVKVESNFNPRAVSRKGAMGLMQLMPSTARSLQVTNPFDARQNVDGGVRHLKSLLENFNGDVTRSVAAYNAGAGAVTRNHGVPPFAETQAYVRRINQLYSGDTPMRRSTSAPIRAYRDKFGVLTFTND, from the coding sequence ATGCATAAACACCTTCTACTCGGCCTGCTCGGCCTGGTGAGTCTAAGCGCAAACTCGGCTGCAGCGCAGATCGTGCCGGTCCAGGAAAATGGCCGCACCGTCTACGTCGACGTGCCCCGCGCCCAGGACCAGACCGCCATGGCAGCGCCGCAGTATGGCCCGCGCAAGGTCTATCTCTACTACTCGAAGAGCGAGCACCGCTGGAAGCGTGTGCCGCCCGCCAGTGGCGCGACCATGCGCGCCGCGCGTTCGGCTGCGAAAGACGTGCAGCAGTACATCCTCTGGCGGCAGCAACAGCCCGCGTTCCGCGTGAACTTCGCCGAGAGCACTCCGGAAGCGGCAGCGAAGCCGGCCTTTGAACCTGCCGCATCCGCCGTGCCCTCCGAAAAAGATCAAGTCGGTGACGCCGAAGCCCTCACCGTGCCCAGCCGCAAGGGCCTGACGGCCGAGCAGCTCGACGCCATCATCGACGAAGCCGCCGCCAAGCATGGTGTGGATTCGAACCTGGTGCGGGCGGTGGTGAAAGTGGAATCAAACTTCAATCCGCGCGCCGTCTCGCGCAAAGGCGCGATGGGCCTGATGCAGCTCATGCCCTCGACCGCGCGCAGCTTGCAGGTCACCAATCCCTTCGACGCGCGCCAGAACGTGGATGGTGGCGTGCGCCACCTCAAGAGCCTGCTCGAGAATTTCAATGGCGACGTGACCAGGTCCGTGGCCGCGTATAACGCGGGCGCGGGCGCGGTGACGCGCAATCATGGCGTGCCGCCCTTCGCCGAGACGCAGGCGTATGTGCGGCGCATCAACCAACTCTACAGTGGCGACACTCCGATGCGTCGCAGCACCTCGGCCCCGATCCGCGCGTATCGCGACAAGTTCGGCGTGTTGACGTTCACCAACGACTAG
- a CDS encoding Rieske 2Fe-2S domain-containing protein has protein sequence MSSLSPFTASGEMLTGFWYRALRSDQVGPRELVPVMLLETPLVLGRTDAVSGKPAQAFAMRDNCPHRGIPLSYGWFDGKDVQCSYHGWKFDACSAQCVEIPSLTAADKLDPRRAALMKIRAGHFACEERDGYLWVFIPDPGTSGEPNCPAPALPVLNQQNSENYRRTHLWAELPANVDHGIIGLMDPAHGPFVHSAWWWRKRESIHEKEKHFEPIPLGFRMSAHQPSKNSAPYRLLKWYAGDADVTTTIDFVLPNLRYETIRAGKYWFASLTTVTPITRERCRIDVAAAWNIFRHVPLAMTIARHFGKQFVEQDRQTMVQQAQGLKHNPSLMLIDDADKPAKWYFQLKSSYLESKRTGQALKHPLDGPVTLHWRS, from the coding sequence GTGTCCTCCCTGTCACCATTCACGGCCTCCGGTGAGATGCTCACCGGCTTCTGGTACCGCGCGCTGCGGTCGGACCAGGTCGGCCCGCGCGAGCTTGTCCCGGTGATGCTGCTCGAGACGCCGCTCGTCTTGGGCCGAACCGACGCCGTTTCGGGGAAGCCCGCGCAAGCCTTCGCGATGCGCGATAACTGCCCGCACCGCGGCATCCCGCTCAGCTACGGATGGTTCGACGGCAAGGACGTCCAGTGCAGCTATCACGGCTGGAAGTTCGACGCCTGCTCCGCCCAGTGCGTCGAGATCCCGTCGCTGACCGCCGCCGACAAGCTCGACCCGCGCAGGGCTGCGCTGATGAAGATCCGAGCCGGACACTTTGCCTGTGAAGAGCGCGATGGCTACCTTTGGGTCTTCATCCCCGACCCCGGCACCTCGGGCGAGCCCAACTGCCCGGCGCCGGCGCTGCCCGTCCTTAATCAGCAGAACAGCGAGAACTATCGCCGCACGCACCTCTGGGCTGAGCTGCCCGCGAACGTGGACCACGGCATCATCGGATTGATGGACCCGGCCCACGGACCGTTCGTCCACTCCGCCTGGTGGTGGCGCAAGCGCGAGTCCATCCACGAGAAGGAGAAGCACTTCGAGCCTATCCCGCTGGGCTTTCGCATGTCGGCGCATCAGCCTTCAAAGAACTCCGCGCCCTACCGGCTGCTCAAGTGGTACGCCGGCGATGCTGATGTCACTACCACCATCGACTTCGTGCTGCCCAACCTGCGCTACGAGACCATCCGCGCGGGCAAGTACTGGTTCGCTTCGCTGACGACCGTCACGCCCATCACGCGCGAGCGCTGCCGCATCGACGTTGCCGCTGCCTGGAACATCTTCCGGCACGTGCCGCTCGCCATGACCATCGCGCGCCACTTCGGCAAACAGTTCGTCGAGCAGGACCGCCAGACGATGGTCCAGCAGGCGCAAGGCCTGAAGCACAATCCGTCATTGATGCTGATCGACGACGCCGACAAGCCGGCCAAGTGGTACTTCCAGCTCAAGTCGTCTTATCTGGAATCGAAAAGGACCGGCCAGGCTTTGAAGCATCCGCTGGATGGGCCGGTGACGCTGCACTGGCGAAGCTAG